In Scyliorhinus canicula chromosome 12, sScyCan1.1, whole genome shotgun sequence, the sequence ggggcaggtatgtGCAGGCTGGTGTGCCAGTAGCCGATTTACCTCGCCTGTGGCCACTTACGGAAAACTGTTCAGAGACCAACTGGGATTGGGTGGGTGGGGACAGTGCAGCTGCCTGGAGGCAATCTGTGGGTAGCAGACCCAGGGCGCCAGCACTTTAAGCAGGCTTAGAAACCTACTCCCTCCTGGTCTGGTGTCAGGTGCGGCTGcaagctgtcccccccccccccccccatcaacattCTCAAGGGAaataagtgaaatgaaaatcgcttattgtcacacgtaggcttcaaatgaagttactgtgaaaagcccctagtcgccacattccggcgcctgttcggggaggctggcacgggaattgaacccgcgctgctggcctgccttggtctgctttcaaagccagcgatttagcccactgtgctaaaccagcccctgtgctgtcctagccagcgatgcccacaccccgtgaatcaatttttaaaaaataatggtgGCCAGGCAGATGTGTCTATCTTTTTAACCTGAGATTTTCAAAAGTTGGAGAGCGGGTACCTTCACTTTGGGGCACCCTCTTCCTCCCAATTACCTGCCATGATATCCTGCTGCTGGCTACAGTcatcatcccaggcaacatagaTCGTGCTTTAATATCGGAGGCAAACCCACTGATGCTTCCTTCTGGCTTGGAGAGTTCTCTCACTATCCTCAGCTGGATAGTGTACCTGTCCCCTGGCCATTAATTGGTCAGTTCTGGAAAAGAAATCACAGCCGGCTGACTGTTCCTCACAGGCTTTCCATCCCCATTTTGACAGCTCTCGGCAGCTATAGCCCCAGCCCAAGGCCCCAGCTTTTAGTGGCTCAATCAGAAGGTTTGGGCACTGAAGTGCCAGCCTCGGCTGTGTGCTGGAGTCTCCGCCTGGGGCTGGAAGTCATGATTCTCTGACACAGATTGGCCCGTCCCCTCCGAGCCAATATTTCAGAGGCCGTAGGAGGGTTTTGAGACTcactgaggaaggagatgagaatGATACTGGAGCTTTTATTCTATTAGTTACACACATCACCACTGCCCCCTGCTGACTAACCTCTCCTGTTTTTTTGCGTTGCACAGGCAGTGAGACGGGAGATCCCGTTACACTTTATTTTGTACCTGGTGGCGAGCTATGGGAAAAACCCTGATCTCACCTTGTTTATGGACAACAGTCGAATCCATGTTTTACCCAGTATGAATCCAGATGGATTTGAAATGTCTTCTGAAGGCGACTGTGATGGAGCCGCTGGAAGGTACAGACGGAGGGAAGAGCACCCACAATTTGGGAACATATTAGGGCACGATTTCTCCACAGTATTCTCTCCAATCAGTGATACTTCATAGaacgtgcagtgcagaaggaggccattcgacccatcgagtctgcaccgacccacattaagccctcacttccaccctattcccgtaacccaataacccctcctaccctttttgggcactaaggataatttatcatggccaatccacctaacctgcacatctttggactgtgggaggaaaccggagcacccggaggaaacccacgcggacacggggagaacgtgcagactccgcacagacagcgacccagcggggaatcgaacctgggaccctggcgctgtgaagccacagtgctacccacttgtgctaccgtgctgcccaacaactTCAGAATTCTCTTCCTGGTTCTCGAATCCCTCCATGGGCTcactcctccctatccctgtgatCTCCTTCAACCTCACAACGCTCCCGcgatatctgtgctcctccagaTCTGGTCTCTTGGGCATTGTTCCATTTTAATCACCCCCACCCTTGCTGACGTTGTCTATTTTAGCTGCCTGGGCCTTGgacagtgaaaaaatgaaaatcgcttattgtcacaagtagacttcaaatgaagttactgtgaaaagcccctcgtcgccacattccggcacctgttcggggcgactggtatgggaattgaaccgtgctgctggcctgccttggtctgctttcaaagccaactatttagcccggtgtgctaaaccagcccctagtggaaTCCCAACCCAAAGTTCTCTGGCTGTCCACCTCCCTTTCCGCCTTAAAATATTCATCAAAAACCTACatctacgggcagcacggtggcgcggtggttagcgctgctgcctcacagcgccgaggtcccaggttcgatcccggccccgggtcactgtcggtgtggagtttgcacattctccctgtgtttccatgggtttcgcccccacaacccaaagatgtgcagggtaggtggatgggccatgctgaattttttgtaaaaaatgaattgggtactctaaatttatttttttaaaacctacatctttgaccaagcatttggtAATTTGCCTTAATATCTCCTctggctcaatgtcaaatttaGTTTAATAATCACTCTTCCTCCTCCTTTATAATAGTTTAATTGAATGGTGTAATATAATTGCAGATTGCTGTTGTTAGTTACAGCAACCTCCACACAATAGAAAGCATCTGACTGTgcattgtagtgatctgtatacctGCTGGTATGTAAGGGGTTAACCTCTGTATTATAGTGCGAGacgaccactagatggcagcaccagatcgaACTGCACTCAGAGGTGTTTCCCGCCTGttcgtatcaggagtgactagtgagcagagtgttagagatatagcttagttggcacgTGTAGTTAAACAATATTTATACTTCTTCTTAGTTATCTAATCATCAGTTATAGTtatagaagagtgaacaaactcatagatATTTATATTGGTTGTTTGCTGaatttgaagactgatagttttacTGAATTACAGCTATCAGGCtattctggaagtaagcaaaagagtaacCACATATTACTGTCACGTAATATAACATGCATGGTGGCAGGTAATGGTCATTCTGCACCTTATCACAACACATCTTCAAGCCTGAGCCAGCCACTTACCCAGCACAAAAAGAACCAGGGGGAATACTGGTTAAATCTCCCCAACCTCAAGCTCCTTTACAAATCACCAGCATGAGTGAGACCATTGTTTtccttttgtggtgaatgtaacatagtaattcacactgtatttaccaatactattgtaagcgcagtagcattatccgaccactagggggagtagctctgggaatgctcaggagtttgtccagggctccacccttggctccgcccatgactcctcccccttgactgctgtataaataaccgtgtccagggccagcctgcagttcatcgagagttcaacgggtaacaggctggctctgtagtaagtagattaaaactactgttcatgtcttaaaacacgtgtctcgtgaattgatggttccatcacctttGCAGGCACAACGCTAACGGTTTTGACCTGAATCAAAACTTCCCCGATGCATTCAGGGAAAGACAGGTCGAGAGACAGAATGAAACGGAGCACATGATAAAGTGGATCAGCTCCATCCCATTCACACTGTCGGGCAACGTGAACACAGGAGCCATGGTAGCGGTCCATCCTTACAACAGTGTGACGAAAGGTAAGTGACTCGCTGCCGGCAATGGAGCCAAACAGGCCGCACCTGTAAGTTCTAGAGGCTAAAGGGGGGCGATCACCTTGACTAGAGCGCTGGCCGGTCCGGATCTAGCTCAGCCTGAAGGGGTTCTCTCCATCAGGACCTCGTAGGGGAGACAGATTTGAGAAGTGACAGGCCAATTCACAGGGAATCTGAATCGACAGCACAAACTGCTCGTAATTTAGCATTAAACTAGCAGCCTTACTCAGAGACGGGTGAAACAAGTTGGTTTAAGGGTTGCTACTCTGAAGTTAGGGTTAAGATGTAAGGAAAGAGGAAAATTTGTTTTGTCGCTGTTTTTGTTGGATttacaggaataaggtgggtgaacttaaggcatggatcggtacttgggactacgatgtggtggccatcacggaaacttggatagaagaggggcagaaatggttgttagaggtccctggttatagatgtttcaacaagattagggaggatggtaaaataggttgggggggggggggggtggcattgttaattagagatagtataacagctgcagaaaggcagttcgagggggatctgcctactgaggtaatatgggttgaagtcagaaataggaaaggagcagtcaccttgttgggagttttctataggccccccaatagcggaacagattgggaaacagattttggaaaggtgcagaagtcacagggtagtagtcatgggtgacttcaacttcccaaacattgagtggaaactctttagatcaaatagtttggatggggtagtgtttgtgcagtgtgtccaggaagcttttctaacacagtatgtagattgtccgaccagaggggaggccatattggatttagtacttggtaatgaaccagggcaggtgatagatttgttagtgggggagcattttggaggtagtgaccacaattctgtgactttcactttagttatggagagggataggtgcgtgcaacagggcaaggtttacaattgggggaagggtatatacaatgctgtcagacaagaattgaagtgcagaagttgggaacataggctgtcagggaaggacacaagtgaaatgtggaacttgttcaaggatcagatactgcgtgtccttgatatgtatgtccctgtcaggtagggaagaaatggtcgagtgaggggaccatggttgacaagagaggttgaatgtcttgttaagaggaagaaggagacttatgtaaggctgaagaaacaaggttcagacagggcgctggagggatacaagatagccaggagggaactgaagaaagggattaggagagctaagagagggcatgaaaaatctttggcaggtaggatcaaggaaaaccccaaggccttttacacatatgtgagaaatatgagaatgactagagcgagggtaggtccgatcaaggacagcagcgggagattgtgtattgagtctgaagagataggagaggtcttgaacaagtatttttcttcagtatttacaaacgagaggggccatattgttggagaggacagtgtgaaacagactgataagctcgaggagatacttgtcaggaaggaagatgtgttgcgcgttttgaaaaacttgaggatagacaagtcccccgggcctgacgggatatatccaaggattctatgggaagcaagaaatgaaattgcagagccgttggcaatgatcttttcgtcctcgctgtcaacaggggtggtaccagaggattggagagt encodes:
- the LOC119974339 gene encoding carboxypeptidase M-like — translated: MVLAEGGKKHTRVDPADLHSLAQTIKGRDLWILAVSGKDASQHTLGIPEVKYVGNMHGNEAVRREIPLHFILYLVASYGKNPDLTLFMDNSRIHVLPSMNPDGFEMSSEGDCDGAAGRHNANGFDLNQNFPDAFRERQVERQNETEHMIKWISSIPFTLSGNVNTGAMVAVHPYNSVTKGK